The following coding sequences are from one Pseudomonas mendocina window:
- a CDS encoding bifunctional diguanylate cyclase/phosphodiesterase — protein sequence MKLELKNSLSLKLLRVVLLSALVVGVVLSCAQIVFDAYKTRQAVANDAQRILGMFRDPSTQAVYSLDREMGMQVIEGLFQHESVRYAAIGHPNEPMLAEKSRDLAQIPTRWLTDPILGQEQQFSTKLVGRGPYSEYYGDLNITLDTAPYGESFVTNSVIIFISGVLRAMAMGLVLYLVYHWLLTKPLSKIIEHLTHINPDRPSEHKLPMLKGNEKNELGLWINTANQLLSSIERNTHLRREAENSLLRMAQYDFLTGLPNRQQLQQQLDQILEDAGRLQRRVAVLCVGLDDFKGINEQFSYQSGDQLLLALSDRLRSHSGRLGALARLGGDQFALVQADIEQPYEAAELAQSVLDDLELPFLLDHQEVRLRATIGITLFPEDGDSTEKLLQKAEQTMTLAKSRSRNRYQFYIASVDSEMRRRRELEKDLRDALAQNQLHLVYQPQVDYRDHRVVGVEALLRWQHPQHGFVPPDLFIPLAEQNGTIIPIGEWILDQTCRQLREWHDQGFTDLRMAINLSTVQLHHSELPRVVNNLMQVYRLPPKSLELEVTETGLMEDISTAAQHLLSLRRSGALIAIDDFGTGYSSLSYLKSLPLDKIKIDKSFVQDLLEDEDDATIVRAIIQLGKSLGMQVIAEGVETAEQEAYIIAQGCHEGQGYLYSKPLPARELTLFLKQARRLSSAATL from the coding sequence TTGAAGCTGGAATTGAAGAACAGCTTGTCACTCAAGTTGCTCCGCGTAGTGCTGCTGTCGGCACTGGTAGTGGGAGTGGTGCTGAGCTGCGCGCAGATCGTGTTCGATGCCTACAAGACGCGCCAGGCGGTTGCCAATGACGCGCAACGCATTCTGGGGATGTTCCGCGACCCATCGACCCAGGCCGTGTACAGCCTGGATCGGGAAATGGGCATGCAGGTGATCGAAGGCCTGTTTCAGCACGAGTCGGTGCGCTACGCCGCCATCGGCCACCCCAACGAGCCCATGCTGGCGGAAAAATCCCGCGACCTGGCGCAGATCCCGACACGCTGGCTGACCGACCCGATTCTCGGCCAGGAGCAGCAGTTCTCCACCAAACTGGTTGGCCGAGGCCCCTACAGCGAATACTACGGCGACCTCAACATCACCCTCGACACGGCCCCTTACGGTGAGAGCTTCGTCACCAACTCGGTGATCATCTTCATCTCCGGCGTGTTACGCGCCATGGCCATGGGCCTGGTGCTGTACCTGGTCTATCACTGGCTGCTGACCAAACCGCTGTCGAAGATCATCGAGCACCTGACCCACATCAACCCGGATCGCCCCAGCGAACACAAGTTGCCCATGCTCAAGGGCAACGAGAAGAACGAACTGGGCTTGTGGATCAACACCGCCAACCAGCTTCTATCCTCCATCGAGCGCAACACCCACCTGCGCCGGGAGGCCGAGAACAGCCTGCTGCGCATGGCTCAGTACGACTTCCTTACCGGCCTGCCCAACCGCCAGCAACTGCAGCAGCAGCTCGACCAGATTCTCGAAGACGCCGGCCGCCTGCAACGCCGCGTCGCCGTGCTGTGTGTCGGTCTGGACGATTTCAAGGGCATCAACGAGCAATTCAGCTACCAGAGCGGCGACCAGCTACTGCTCGCGCTCTCCGACCGCCTGCGTAGTCACAGTGGCCGTCTTGGCGCCCTGGCGCGTCTTGGTGGCGACCAGTTCGCCCTGGTTCAGGCCGATATCGAGCAGCCCTACGAAGCCGCCGAACTGGCGCAGAGCGTGCTCGATGACCTGGAACTACCCTTCCTGCTCGACCATCAGGAAGTGCGTCTGCGCGCCACCATCGGTATCACCCTGTTCCCGGAAGATGGCGACAGCACCGAGAAGCTGCTGCAGAAAGCCGAACAGACCATGACCCTGGCCAAGAGCCGCTCGCGCAATCGCTACCAGTTCTACATCGCCAGCGTCGACAGCGAGATGCGTCGCCGTCGCGAGCTGGAGAAGGATCTACGCGACGCCCTGGCGCAGAACCAGCTGCACCTGGTCTATCAGCCGCAGGTGGATTATCGCGACCACCGCGTGGTCGGCGTCGAAGCGCTGCTGCGCTGGCAACACCCGCAGCATGGTTTCGTTCCACCGGATCTGTTCATTCCGCTGGCCGAACAGAACGGCACCATCATTCCCATCGGCGAATGGATTCTCGACCAGACCTGTCGCCAATTGCGCGAATGGCACGACCAGGGGTTCACCGACCTGCGTATGGCCATCAACCTGTCCACCGTGCAGCTGCACCACTCGGAGCTGCCGCGCGTGGTCAACAACCTGATGCAGGTCTACCGCCTGCCACCGAAGAGCCTCGAGCTGGAAGTCACCGAAACCGGCCTGATGGAAGACATCAGCACGGCCGCGCAGCACCTGCTCAGCCTGCGCCGCTCAGGTGCGCTGATCGCCATCGACGACTTCGGTACCGGCTACTCCTCGCTGAGCTATCTGAAGAGCCTGCCGCTGGACAAGATCAAGATCGACAAGAGCTTCGTGCAGGATCTGCTCGAAGACGAGGACGACGCTACCATCGTTCGCGCCATCATCCAGTTGGGCAAGAGCCTGGGCATGCAGGTAATCGCCGAAGGTGTGGAAACCGCCGAACAGGAGGCCTACATCATCGCTCAGGGCTGTCACGAGGGTCAGGGTTATCTGTACAGCAAACCGCTGCCGGCGCGCGAATTGACCCTGTTCCTCAAGCAGGCAAGACGCCTGAGTTCTGCCGCGACACTCTAG
- a CDS encoding GIDE domain-containing protein, whose translation MMHGDPLGFLVALFFTLGACLGGGWWCLRRWSQARHLLDTPTSKIRSAAQGYVELYGVLEELPDVQTRGPLTGKPCLWWRFRIEEYVSSDKKRSWRVVESGASDTWLRLVDGTGECLIDPRGAEIRTAVREVWEGNLRHPLGPAKTGLFGFLTSGKRYRYSEERFHAGQPLYAIGDFRTHGAAQQGFDMHSAQGEVIREWKGDYVGLLRRFDSDGNGELDELEWNRVRLAAQLEAEDRHRRKAAQPARHQMSKPGERQPFILSNSGEDELARSFYWQAAAGAALCLAGALSTAWLFGVQHW comes from the coding sequence ATGATGCACGGCGATCCTCTCGGCTTTCTGGTCGCACTGTTCTTCACCCTCGGTGCCTGCCTGGGCGGTGGTTGGTGGTGCTTGCGACGTTGGTCGCAGGCACGCCACCTGCTCGACACGCCAACTTCGAAGATTCGTTCGGCGGCGCAGGGCTATGTCGAACTTTATGGTGTGCTCGAAGAACTGCCGGATGTGCAGACTCGCGGGCCGCTGACTGGCAAACCCTGCCTGTGGTGGCGCTTCCGTATCGAAGAGTACGTCTCCAGCGACAAGAAACGCAGTTGGCGGGTTGTCGAGAGTGGCGCCAGCGATACCTGGTTGCGCCTGGTCGATGGCACCGGTGAGTGCCTGATCGACCCGCGCGGGGCGGAGATTCGCACGGCAGTTCGCGAGGTCTGGGAGGGTAACCTGCGTCACCCTCTGGGCCCAGCCAAGACCGGGCTGTTCGGTTTTCTCACCAGCGGCAAACGCTACCGCTACAGCGAAGAGCGTTTTCATGCCGGCCAACCGCTGTATGCCATCGGCGATTTCCGTACTCACGGCGCTGCGCAGCAGGGTTTCGACATGCACTCGGCTCAGGGCGAGGTGATCCGTGAGTGGAAAGGCGATTACGTCGGCTTGCTGCGGCGTTTCGACAGCGACGGTAATGGTGAACTCGATGAGCTGGAGTGGAATCGTGTGCGCCTGGCGGCGCAACTCGAAGCCGAGGATCGGCATCGGCGCAAGGCAGCGCAGCCTGCGCGGCACCAGATGAGCAAGCCCGGTGAGCGTCAGCCCTTCATTCTTTCCAATAGCGGAGAGGACGAGCTGGCGCGCAGTTTCTATTGGCAGGCTGCCGCAGGCGCGGCGCTGTGTCTGGCAGGTGCGCTGTCCACGGCCTGGCTGTTCGGCGTGCAGCACTGGTAA
- a CDS encoding LemA family protein yields the protein MSLTAVILIVVLILLGAYAVSLYNGLVRLKHGVSKAWSNIDVLLKQRHDELPKLVETCKQYMQYEGSTLERVIAARSAVASAREQHDVGALGKAESGLRAGLGQLFALAENYPELKANDSFQHLQQRISGLENGIADRRELYNEAVNLNNVRIEQFPDVIIARMFNFQAAELLVFSDAEKADVDIKSLFN from the coding sequence ATGAGCCTGACCGCCGTGATCCTGATCGTCGTCCTCATTTTGCTGGGCGCCTACGCGGTGTCGTTGTACAACGGCCTGGTGCGTCTCAAGCATGGAGTGAGCAAGGCCTGGTCGAATATCGACGTGTTGCTCAAGCAGCGTCATGACGAGCTGCCCAAGCTGGTGGAAACCTGCAAGCAGTACATGCAGTACGAAGGCTCCACGCTGGAACGTGTAATCGCGGCGCGCAGCGCGGTTGCCAGTGCTCGCGAACAACATGACGTAGGCGCCCTGGGCAAGGCCGAAAGTGGTCTGCGCGCCGGCCTGGGGCAATTGTTCGCCCTGGCCGAGAACTACCCGGAGCTCAAGGCCAATGACAGCTTCCAGCATCTGCAGCAACGCATCAGCGGTCTGGAAAACGGCATCGCCGACCGGCGTGAGTTGTACAACGAAGCGGTCAATCTCAACAACGTGCGCATCGAGCAGTTTCCGGATGTGATCATCGCGCGCATGTTCAACTTCCAGGCGGCCGAGTTGCTGGTGTTCAGCGACGCGGAGAAAGCCGACGTCGATATCAAGTCCCTGTTCAACTGA